The genomic DNA GCTAACCCAAAATCACTCAGTTTACATAATTTGCCTTCCCCGAGCAAGACATTTCTTATCGCTAAGTCTCGATGAACGCACTGTGAAAAAAGAGATACGGTACGCTATTAACATGATCAAAGGCCTCATAGATTAAGAATATGATCGGCGCCATTGCCCTCGTCTTACTATAATATTACGTGTTTAAGGAAAGGGTCCTAACTGCTGGCTTTTAGTTGCATGactcaaaaaaaatatttttccacgtATCAGTCCAGGCTGGAACATTGATTACCTTTAACTTCCTCGCGGGGCTTGGCGCGGCGTTGCCATAACTCGCCATTGGAACTTGAAGGCTTTATCATTAATCGTCGGTGGGACAATTGTTATGCTATTTTCTTGCCCCAGGTAATATTCTGCCGAGTAGGTTGAGCTGGACAGCCCGATAATACACAAAATATCCAACAACACTGTGAAATCGTACTGATGTCCGACTTCTAATTACTTTACTGGAACACATTTGCTCGAAGCGCGTAATAATATCCAggtttaatgctaaaatggataGATATATACTCGAACCTACTGGATATCCAGTTTTTAGTGCTAAAATGGACAGAAATACTCGGACCAACTGGACTGAAGCTTGTCTCATCAGTCGGACAAGGTGGAGTTGACCGGAAAACTATGATACTGAAAAGATattacccccctccccccatatTTGGACTGTTCAAAAAAGAGACACTATCTCTGGCGCAATCTTGAACAACTTACATTCTTGGATGAGATGAATTCCATTCCTTTCGAAACATCCAGGGCAAATTTGACAAGCTGTGCCGGTTTCAATACCTTGTCATCTCCCTCCTGTCTAACCAAGTGAAGGTATTCTCGCAGGTTTCCTTCTGGTGCGTATTCAAACACTAAATAGAATGGCTCTATAAAACGATAGAAACAAGCTACAACTATGAGTATTTACTGGGGCTAGTCCCCCTCCACCCACCATTTGGGTTTGTGTAGGGTGGCTCTAATATCCTTCAGCCCCCAAATAATTCAGGTAAATAAACTCTGATCATATACCGAGCAAAACTTATGACCGCTTTTACctattttttgctaaatattttcaGGTTTGCTAAAGTTTTTAGCAAACCTGAAATCTCCCAAAGCCACTGTATGATCATGATTTTGATTAATTTGGTAAGATCATTATGAGCATCGATCCTAGGGGTCAGAGGGGACATGTCTACCCATATTATGGCAAAATAACCCATATTTTAttcttttcagtcacttttttACAATTCATGCCGAATGCTCCCTCCCTGCTGATCAAGACGGATAGCCCCCGGCTACGCTACTGCTCTTACCTTCCAACGTACAGCATCCTATGAATCTGATTATATTCGGGTGTGGATCTAAAGCTTGTAGGAAGCTCAGCTCTTTCATGAACTCAACCGTTTTGACTTCGAAATCTGAAACAAGATATTTGAATATAATGAAagattatacatgtatacaaatgGCACGGGCAGGTATAGCGACAAGCaaatgcacggttgtttgatgtgatcattcattgattttttaacaaaacatataattttcaattctagacctgaataataccaaaagcTAATACCAACATCTATTTTGCAGCAACTTTTATCATATATTTTAGTTTCTATATCagattattcatctttttctccttttttgtggtaatttttattctgtaAATTGTACTTTTGTGTggaaactgagggcgctatttacatacattttatatttaaattagccaaatgatATGAGTTATACggtaccttacatttcatgataaaaagtttttgaaaattctcttgtcatttgttagtctattTGCTGATGTTCTACTACCCTCTTACAAGTGTGTACCCCTTgaaaatatgcaaacaagatttaagataaatagcgccatcattgctcaacttttctttaaaatgactcagttttataTGCAATCAAACAACCGTTAATGTAATGTATTGTTCATGAAACGACATTAAGAGTTTCAAATGTGTATGGTATACAGTATGAACTATCTGTCGTCTTCATTGCAACTCAAAATTTGCAACCTAAGTCAGACATTATTGGACACTGCTCTCTAGTTTTGTTAACATGTATCCGTCCATCGCATTAAATTGGGATGACTTTTTAAATAGCATTATTTTACATCTCGAAACTATGTCTGAGAggaaataatatatataaatattgtcGTGACTCCGCAAAGGCTCTAATGATGAATACCGGTAACAGATTACAACAAATCATACCTGCGCTTAATCGGGCTTAACATGGCTTTGAACCAGGGTTAACATGGCTTACACCATGGTTAACATGGCTCAAACCGGGGTTAACATGGATGGCTCAAACTTGCTACGTCGTCGGAACTTCCGCATACTGATGAATATCATAATGCTGATAAACCGTACTTATGTGAATTGCTTGCCCTGCGCTATTCGTTGACCGCTGATGACAGCGAcaatggcaaaaaataattcaattCTGAACCGCAAAGAAGTAGAAATTTATTATATATAGATGGTGTACCTTTCAGAACTTTGACAGCCACTTCAACAGATTGTTGACCTGCTTCAATACCAGTAGCTGTGGCCAAATAGACCTGAGAGAACGCCCCTCTGCCAATTACGTCATGCAAGGTGATACTAGATCTATCTAACTCACACAATGACTTCTCTTCTATCGATACTAACATTGACGGCCTTGGTGGTTCCTAAAAAGAACAGAAAACAAACCATTTGATAGTTGGAGAATAAAGattttgtttttagccgctgtcgtgcatcgatcgtctcatataacagggTGACATCATTTCTGAGTAAAACAACGAGACGAAGCCGAGTTGCTTTATGCCAAAATAATGATGCCATGTGTTATAttagacgatagatgcacgacagcggctaaaaacaaaacctttattctcattctgaGACACTTctattcaaatatatatattaatcataagtataccaaatgttaatcaaattaaataccacattttacaaggaattacctaggactTAGAATCGCTATTTTTATTAGGAAAATCTGCTCAGGCGCATGCaacgcattttttttaaattttactattaTCAAAGGATTTATTAAATTTGTCTACGATCCAGTAAAAGATCATACTTGCCTGTAGTTCTAGGTCTTGGTTTTCTATGTCACCCGTTTGGTGATAGTCATTGTTATTTACGATGTAAGCAGCAGATGACGATCGGTGGTTTTGTTTAATCTTGCGTCTCTTATAAATACAACCAATAAGAACTATGAGAATGATGACACCGGCTACACTAGCactaacgatgatgatgatggtggtggtcaTATCCAGACTTTCATGATATTCATTATCTGctatcaaaaataaataaaacaacgtTAAATGAGTCTATATAAAAATATAGAAATACTTAAGGAAGAGGTTCcgccatgaacagagatgaaggacagtatCAACTTTCTCACTTTCTGCTTTACGATGAGTTTCTGCAACAGTATCAAGAAAATTACAAGAAGAAAAACCCAAATGGCAAATCTAGATGTATGTATTAGTGGCAGTTGCCAGTGTCAAATTGCACTAGGTAACTGCAAGTACTGgtacaaataaaaacataaatattGTTTACTGAGTTTACTGTACCGATCTTGATGCGTTTATTCAACCAAAAATAACACTGAAGTATTTAAGCATTATAAGAATGTAAACACCTAccaagtaattacccccttcagGAATTACCATCATTCCAAAACGGTTAATCGTAtaccaaatttgggatatgcattcgaagcagaattATTATATACCTCGTTTGCTGCAATGTTCCCGATATTGATGCCGCAGCATACATTTGAATGaacgtaacccaagatttgaaggtTGCAGTAAAAtcatattgccttgtattcagtatccattgaaggaaatcagTTCAGCTCTAATTGCATGTATCCTTTTttgtgtcataatgcgcagaaataattctgcttcgaatgcatgtcccaaatttggcatacaatcaacTGTTTTCGAATAATGGTCTTTTATAATGGGGTGGGGGTTGATTACTTATTGGTAggtgtttattttaagatatgtaCATACCATGGCAGTTGTCATCGTCTCCATTGCAAATCGTAGCATTTGTGGACTCAGATGTGGTAGCTATGGTAACAGTTGTCGGAAATTGTGCTATCACAAAAGAAATGTAATTATTTAAAACGAAATGGTCTGTCTGAAATTTGCCGGtcaaacaattgtattatgaCATAGTAtagttacaataatattttttcaaacaagagCCATGAGTTCTTTTCCTTCTCTTCCTCTCTTTTTGCCTATAGAGAGGTCTCCAATCCTTTATTAGGGGCATGCACGGTGGAGCAGTTggacgggctccgactcataatcggcggattgcgagttcgaaccccggcggtgccatcgtggtGGGCACTTGAGCAAGGCGCTTTACATCATTTGCCTCCACGtcacccaggtgtaatgggaagctgcTAAGGGATTATTACAATCAACGTGCTGAGAGGTGCTGCACTCCAATTGTGCCCTTGTAGAAACAAAATTATTCTGGTATATGTTTCAGTGGCAGCATAATAAATTGTTGTAAAGTGCTTGGAACAAGTTGGAAAGgtgctatacagcctgtctcaaaaaaaaattgtgcaagtaaaatgcgccctctatggcaattagaaaataccgttgtgaaatgatccttacatcaacgtcaagggcgtagtcttagctatcaaataccgtttgtttgattcaatttacttgttttaatctcgagatatgtttagttaacaacgaaagggtaaaatcacaattgtgccacttttactaggcatactgtacatgtaaatcaacgaTAGCATCAAGTTGATCAAGAGTTAGttacttcgtgaaatcaaaagaacgcatcaattatacaacaataaaatagtttttactgtttttactgttttatcatcatATCATGATACAGATATTATATGATTAtccttttccacttaaaacagattaaaagagaaatagatatttcacattctgctgtaaagtTAAATGCATGTGCAtgccaatgattttatcatggtaaatactatattctttgtcactcaagacatgttaaacgACAAACAAATGTTGCAATCttatataggttaatgaacgcgtgtTATTTGTTGGGAGTgacattagacaaaataatgcatgcgggttgatgttgatgcgtcttatgcactaGCCACGAAGGttgagtgcattagacgcatcaacatcagctatcattgatttacatgtgcagccctcatccctagtaaaagtggcacaaatgtcattttaccctttcgtggttaactaaacatatctcgagattaaaacaagcaaattgaacaggacAAACGGCATTAGAgaactaagactgcgcccttgacgttgatttaagcatcatgtcacaacggcatTTGCTAATTGcaatagagggcgctttttacttgcacaattttttttgagacaggctgtaaaatgccgacaaattattattatttacttgtgCTACAAAATGGAATCTGTACATACTTATGTATTCGTCATCTCTAACTCTAACAGTTGCGTATCTCCTGCCATCATCAATGGTTCCAGTATCTGTTGGCGCAGTTAGGGTTAGTTTAAAGGTCTCCGTCCCTTCTGCTATACCATCATCAATAAGGGCAAACATCACAGAAGCGCGCCCACTTAGCGGTTGGAAATTATACTCTGGGAATGTATTTGTGTATTGAAAATCTGAGCCACCTTTCGCTGTTTCATCTTCCACAATTAAAACTGAAATGATTATGAATGCTTAGAAATTAATCATtattacactcttagaaaaaatggTCCTTGAGCTCTtctgtatgtggaaccttaaataCTTACAAAGaactgaaaagggttctggaaagaaAGAAATCTTCAGACCTGGAAAAGTTTCTGGAAATGCCATTTTGGGGTTCTTTCatttttcaagaacattttctcaTTTGCGGGGTttacatacaggacagccaagaaccCGTTTTTCTAAGAGTTTACACTTAATAATAACGTGGTAAAAATTGACCACTTAGAAGTTAACTATGCATCTTACCCATAAATTGTGGTCAAATGTTGACCCTTTTTGTGGTTAAAATTGGGCAACAATTTAAGGGTAAGGTGCAAAGTTGACTACTACGTGTGTTTTAAGAGtgtatgatgatgacgacgacgatggcAACAATGACGACGATGACGTAAATTTAAATTTTAGACAGTGGGAAGGGGATAGGGCTTACAAATTTGACGAAAAGGACATTTTAAATATCACAGCGGCCAGTCTTCCTCAGGGGCAAGATGTATATATAGTACTTACGACCTTTAGCACTCTTCGTCAGTTCTCCTTCTCTCGTAATGAACACTTCACCAACGCCAGACTTCTCGTTGAACTCATATTCAGTTTTCTCAAAACCGTATAACTCTGTAACCAATAAGAAAACAACAACTTTGTGACGTAAAGTTTTAAAATAGGAACTTAACTTCGGGAATAAGCATATTTTAATTATGAAAGTCCGCTCATTTATGCGTCCCTAGATCGAGAATATGCATACAATTTGTGcatcatgaaaaaagacaaatCTCTGAATCTGTATGTTCACCTTTGATGTCAATaaagtattaatttttttttcagaccTTATGGTCCTAAACAACACAAGAAAACTTCTGCGAAGTTTATTTCTATTGAGGGTCTTTATGAAATGCTGCCGATGTCGCTTCCATCAGCATTTTCATCTTACCTACATTAGCATTTCAGCACTAAATTGTGATTTCCAATCACTCCTGGGACAAATTGGGACATGTAATGTACATGTGTGGTTCTCTGTACaagggaccgacagcttaacgtCCTCTCCGAAGGACGGAGAACTTTTAtggttcaagggggggggggcatttatccAATTCTAAATGTTCAACGGGGACAGTGGTGAATTCGGAGTTTAATCTATAGACATATAATGCTATAAATTAAATTTAAACTCAGATTTTTCCCACAATCGGTCAATACCTCATGGCGCAAGCGGGTCttaccaggaattgaaccgggGCCCTCATGTACCAGAGTCGAGTAGGACTACCCTAACCACTTTGCCACGCTCTCCACTAATTAATTTGGCGTTATTAAAATGCTTCCACTGTAGCAatgcactctaagaaataaaggttctaaatagaacctttttgtcctctcaggagaaccctccctcttgaacctctaaaaaagctaaggttctttaattttggagaaccccttaaaggttctcttaaaggttctctaaagaaccgaaaacgttgctgtcacattttgggccattttcgatggtttGGGACCATTTTTGGTTCTAGAGAACCTccaagggttctcctgagaggacaactttacaacctttttagaacctttatttcgtAGT from Amphiura filiformis unplaced genomic scaffold, Afil_fr2py scaffold_45, whole genome shotgun sequence includes the following:
- the LOC140144220 gene encoding uncharacterized protein isoform X2 → MAAATKTCSSVPALIFIFAVFTLKIAAAVPMLGFSSTQITGVEGGQLVLDIARTGDVQFTSSVEIQTVENTAVEFEDFTISSNQISFASGSSTGTQVVVRLLDDNRHEQREEFTIQLVNPIGATITSGTAMVTIKDNDELYGFEKTEYEFNEKSGVGEVFITREGELTKSAKGLLIVEDETAKGGSDFQYTNTFPEYNFQPLSGRASVMFALIDDGIAEGTETFKLTLTAPTDTGTIDDGRRYATVRVRDDEYITQFPTTVTIATTSESTNATICNGDDDNCHDNEYHESLDMTTTIIIIVSASVAGVIILIVLIGCIYKRRKIKQNHRSSSAAYIVNNNDYHQTGDIENQDLELQEPPRPSMLVSIEEKSLCELDRSSITLHDVIGRGAFSQVYLATATGIEAGQQSVEVAVKVLKDFEVKTVEFMKELSFLQALDPHPNIIRFIGCCTLEEPFYLVFEYAPEGNLREYLHLVRQEGDDKVLKPAQLVKFALDVSKGMEFISSKNCVHRDLAIRNVLLGEGKLCKLSDFGLARDMEQYHQYFSQSSSKLPVRWMAPEAIEYNMFTIKTDVWSFGIVLWELVTMGAHPYAGLNGVEVRKMLQNGERLEKPRHCSDDMYQFMLKCWDDNPKNRPDFDDVCKQLEIMLADAKGYVRMGDFHNENYVYLERKAWAKSTMDTLQINQRQAWAQDTKDSLKINQRKKKGPRPKPKPKNKSQEQAH
- the LOC140144220 gene encoding uncharacterized protein isoform X1; the encoded protein is MAAATKTCSSVPALIFIFAVFTLKIAAAVPMLGFSSTQITGVEGGQLVLDIARTGDVQFTSSVEIQTVENTAVEFEDFTISSNQISFASGSSTGTQVVVRLLDDNRHEQREEFTIQLVNPIGATITSGTAMVTIKDNDELYGFEKTEYEFNEKSGVGEVFITREGELTKSAKGLLIVEDETAKGGSDFQYTNTFPEYNFQPLSGRASVMFALIDDGIAEGTETFKLTLTAPTDTGTIDDGRRYATVRVRDDEYITQFPTTVTIATTSESTNATICNGDDDNCHADNEYHESLDMTTTIIIIVSASVAGVIILIVLIGCIYKRRKIKQNHRSSSAAYIVNNNDYHQTGDIENQDLELQEPPRPSMLVSIEEKSLCELDRSSITLHDVIGRGAFSQVYLATATGIEAGQQSVEVAVKVLKDFEVKTVEFMKELSFLQALDPHPNIIRFIGCCTLEEPFYLVFEYAPEGNLREYLHLVRQEGDDKVLKPAQLVKFALDVSKGMEFISSKNCVHRDLAIRNVLLGEGKLCKLSDFGLARDMEQYHQYFSQSSSKLPVRWMAPEAIEYNMFTIKTDVWSFGIVLWELVTMGAHPYAGLNGVEVRKMLQNGERLEKPRHCSDDMYQFMLKCWDDNPKNRPDFDDVCKQLEIMLADAKGYVRMGDFHNENYVYLERKAWAKSTMDTLQINQRQAWAQDTKDSLKINQRKKKGPRPKPKPKNKSQEQAH